One Anolis carolinensis isolate JA03-04 chromosome 4, rAnoCar3.1.pri, whole genome shotgun sequence DNA window includes the following coding sequences:
- the crh gene encoding corticoliberin — MKIQLLVSTGVVLLALLPGCHECRALSKGLPVAPAPDSSASQPSDFPDQLPPSLPVLLRMGEEYFLRLGSLRKNPASSSSSSSSSSSLSSTSSSSHLAATGNFLRAAAQQLHQLQQLQERSLGGAAAIAAVAAAEQPWEEGGGAPEGAHAGEAPPKEKRSEEPPISLDLTFHLLREVLEMARAEQLAQQAHSNRKLMEIIGK, encoded by the coding sequence ATGAAGATCCAGCTGCTGGTCTCTACGGGGGTCGTGCTGCTGGCCCTGCTTCCCGGTTGCCATGAGTGCCGAGCACTGAGCAAGGGTCTCCCAGTGGCGCCCGCGCCCGACTCCAGCGCCTCGCAGCCCTCGGATTTCCCGGACCAGCTGCCCCCGTCCTTGCCCGTCCTGCTCCGCATGGGGGAGGAGTACTTCCTGCGCTTGGGCAGCCTTCGCAAGAatcctgcttcctcctcctcctcctcctcctcctcctcttctttatcCTCCACCTCCAGCAGCAGCCACCTGGCAGCGACGGGCAACTTTCTCCGAGCGGCGGCCCAGCAGCTGCACCAGTTGCAGCAGCTCCAAGAGCGGTCGCTAGGGGGCGCCGCCGCCATCGCCGCCGTGGCCGCCGCCGAGCAGCCCTGGGAAGAAGGCGGCGGGGCCCCCGAGGGCGCCCACGCGGGGGAGGCCCCGCCGAAGGAGAAGCGCTCCGAGGAGCCGCCCATCTCCTTGGATCTGACTTTCCACCTCCTCCGAGAAGTCTTGGAAATGGCCCGAGCCGAGCAGTTGGCTCAGCAGGCTCACAGCAACAGGAAACTGATGGAAATCATCGGGAAATGA